One Candidatus Kryptobacter tengchongensis DNA window includes the following coding sequences:
- a CDS encoding CDP-diacylglycerol--glycerol-3-phosphate 3-phosphatidyltransferase: MTSNLIPKKLETFYLNTIEKILGFVLHFNLNPNFLTTLALIIGIFAGYFFAIGKFIIAGILTLLSGIFDTVDGKIARLTNRVTKFGALYDSTLDRYAEVIVFFGIGVYLIKYNFYITSVAAVFAIGGSMMVSYIRARAEGLGFECNIGFMRRAERIVLLGFSSVFYFLHDHFVSFFDYVFEKINFDLPAYPPMPLSIAIYIMAVLTNITAFQRLHYVWKKSKEIEKLATQPENEFATQNNKEVKK, from the coding sequence TTGACATCAAATTTAATCCCAAAGAAACTTGAAACTTTTTATCTTAACACGATAGAAAAAATTCTTGGCTTTGTCCTGCATTTTAATTTGAATCCGAATTTTTTAACAACACTCGCACTTATCATTGGTATTTTTGCCGGATATTTTTTCGCGATAGGGAAATTTATAATAGCTGGGATTTTAACTCTGTTGAGCGGGATATTTGACACAGTTGATGGGAAAATTGCAAGATTAACAAACAGAGTTACAAAATTTGGAGCACTTTATGATTCAACGCTTGATAGATATGCAGAGGTGATCGTGTTTTTTGGGATAGGTGTTTACTTGATAAAGTATAATTTTTACATTACATCAGTCGCTGCCGTTTTCGCTATTGGTGGTTCAATGATGGTAAGCTATATAAGAGCAAGAGCTGAAGGGCTCGGATTTGAGTGCAACATCGGGTTTATGAGAAGAGCAGAAAGGATTGTTTTGTTAGGTTTTAGTTCGGTTTTCTATTTTTTGCATGATCATTTTGTAAGTTTTTTTGATTATGTTTTTGAAAAGATTAATTTTGATCTCCCCGCATATCCGCCTATGCCACTTTCAATCGCAATTTACATAATGGCTGTTCTTACAAATATAACGGCGTTTCAAAGACTCCATTACGTTTGGAAAAAATCAAAAGAAATAGAAAAACTCGCAACTCAACCTGAAAATGAATTTGCAACACAAAATAATAAAGAGGTGAAAAAATGA
- a CDS encoding 16S rRNA (cytidine1402-2'-O)-methyltransferase: MSGKLYIVSTPIGNLDDITLRAIEVLKSVDLIACEDTRRTMILLEKFGIAKKLISYYNYNERQRAEELISYLKSGKNIALVSDSGTPGISDPGYALIRRAIEENIQVIPIPGATAFVCALVASGLPMDEFVFVGFLPHKKGRKTKLQKLAQEERTVILYESPHRVLKTLNEILENFGDREIAVAKELTKIHEEIFRGKISEVLKKLTPDKIKGEFVIVISGKTN; encoded by the coding sequence ATTGAAGTTCTAAAAAGTGTTGATTTAATAGCTTGCGAAGACACAAGGCGAACCATGATATTGCTTGAAAAATTTGGTATTGCAAAAAAACTAATAAGTTATTATAATTATAATGAAAGGCAAAGAGCAGAGGAATTAATCTCATATCTCAAATCAGGCAAAAACATCGCCCTTGTTTCTGATTCGGGAACACCGGGCATATCCGATCCTGGATATGCTTTGATCAGAAGAGCCATTGAGGAAAATATACAAGTGATACCAATACCAGGAGCAACCGCCTTCGTTTGTGCGCTTGTGGCAAGTGGATTGCCAATGGATGAGTTTGTCTTCGTCGGATTTTTACCCCATAAAAAAGGTAGAAAAACAAAGCTTCAAAAATTAGCACAGGAAGAAAGAACGGTGATTTTATACGAGTCCCCACATAGGGTTTTAAAAACTTTAAATGAAATTCTTGAAAATTTCGGCGATAGAGAAATAGCAGTAGCAAAAGAGTTAACAAAAATTCACGAAGAAATTTTTAGAGGCAAGATATCAGAAGTTTTAAAAAAATTAACGCCAGATAAAATTAAAGGTGAGTTCGTAATTGTAATTTCAGGAAAAACAAATTAG
- a CDS encoding Ubiquinone/menaquinone biosynthesis C-methylase UbiE, which translates to MNKLKILKHFAEIAPVYRHVRTLDPEPIFAIKDILVKHKKWKKPLKIADIGAGTGRYTELLIKILKPENVKTILVDASFEMLSVGKTHMGRYNAHFVNSLAEHLPFKNEVFDVIMVFNAIHHFDFKKFIREARRILKTGGFIFIYTRTQEQNRNSIWGQYFPKFSEKEYRLFWKDELIKKIKRLKNFKVISYIEFEYPRISTIDELLKKAFAKHYSTFYLYKDDEYAQAIEMFKENLMKYYEPDEQIIHTDENTLVGLRKISRE; encoded by the coding sequence ATGAATAAACTTAAAATTCTCAAGCATTTCGCTGAGATCGCTCCCGTTTACCGCCATGTTAGAACACTTGACCCCGAGCCGATCTTCGCCATAAAAGATATCCTTGTAAAACATAAAAAATGGAAAAAACCGTTAAAAATTGCCGATATAGGAGCTGGAACGGGTAGATATACAGAACTTTTGATAAAAATTCTCAAACCCGAAAATGTTAAAACAATTCTCGTTGATGCAAGTTTTGAGATGCTCTCGGTGGGGAAAACACACATGGGAAGATACAACGCACACTTTGTAAATTCGCTCGCTGAACATCTCCCCTTTAAAAATGAGGTTTTTGATGTCATCATGGTTTTTAACGCAATTCATCACTTTGACTTTAAAAAGTTCATACGAGAGGCAAGAAGAATCTTAAAAACTGGTGGCTTTATCTTCATCTATACGAGGACACAAGAACAAAATAGAAATTCAATCTGGGGTCAATACTTTCCGAAATTCTCAGAAAAGGAATATCGCTTGTTCTGGAAAGATGAATTGATTAAAAAGATCAAAAGATTGAAAAATTTTAAAGTTATAAGTTACATTGAGTTTGAATATCCCCGCATCTCAACAATAGATGAACTTCTTAAAAAGGCATTTGCAAAACATTATTCTACTTTTTATCTTTATAAAGATGATGAATACGCCCAAGCGATTGAGATGTTTAAGGAAAATCTGATGAAATATTATGAGCCTGATGAGCAAATAATTCACACGGATGAAAATACACTTGTTGGCTTGAGAAAAATTAGCAGAGAATAA